One Delphinus delphis chromosome 16, mDelDel1.2, whole genome shotgun sequence genomic window carries:
- the PPA1 gene encoding inorganic pyrophosphatase, whose product MSGFSSEERAAPFTLEYRVFLKNERGQYISPFHDIPIYADKDVFHMVVEVPRWSNAKMEIATKDPLNPIKQDVKKGKLRYVANLFPYKGYIWNYGAIPQTWEDPRHNDEHTGCCGDNDPIDVCEIGSKVCARGEIIRVKVLGILAMIDEGETDWKVIAINVDDPDAANYNDINDVKRLKPGYLEATVDWFRRYKVPDGKPENQFAFDAEFKDKDFAIDIIKSTHDYWRALVTKKTDGKGISCMNTTVFESPFQCDPDAAKAIVEALPPHEPACTIPTDVDKWFHHQKN is encoded by the exons AAAATGAAAGAGGACAATATATATCTCCATTTCATGATATTCCAATTTATGCAGATAAG GATGTGTTCCACATGGTGGTTGAAGTACCACGCTGGTCGAATGCAAAAATGGAG attgcTACAAAGGATCCTTTAAACCCAATTAAACAAGAtgtgaaaaaaggaaaactcCGTTATGTTGCAAATTTGTTCCCTTATAAAGGATATATCTGGAACTATGGTGCCATCCCTCAG acttggGAAGACCCAAGACACAACGATGAACACACCGGCTGCTGTGGTGACAATGACCCAATTGATGTGTGTGAAATTGGAAGCAAG GTATGTGCAAGAGGGGAAATAATCAGGGTGAAAGTTCTGGGCATACTGGCTATGATCGATGAAGGGGAAACCGACTGGAAAGTCATTGCCATTAACGTGGATGATCCTGATGCAGCCAATTATAATG ATATTAATGATGTCAAGCGGCTGAAACCTGGCTACCTGGAAGCTACTGTGGACTGGTTTAGAAGGTACAAGGTTCCTGATGGAAAACCTGAGAACCAGTTTGCTTTCGACGCAGAATTTAAAGATAAG GACTTTGCAATTGATATTATTAAAAGCACTCATGACTATTGGAGAGCATTAGTGACTAAGAAAACTGATGGAAAAGGAATCAGTTG CATGAATACCACAGTGTTTGAGAGCCCCTTCCAGTGTGATCCTGATGCTGCCAAAGCCATTGTGGAAGCT ttaccACCACATGAACCTGCCTGCACAATACCAACAGATG TGGATAAGTGGTTCCATCACcagaaaaactaa